A genome region from candidate division KSB1 bacterium includes the following:
- a CDS encoding PAS domain S-box protein — translation MTAVLLGLTAAITRAISKRHLEDYEKLKKAVDTSGEIIFITDREGIFTYVNPEFTRVYGFQPQHILGKQTPRILKSGVMEEENYHKFWEHILQKNVVEGEIVNQTKSGRLIDVQSSANPILNGKGDITGFLCIQRDITERKTRERELIASEKTARAMLNASEDPVYLIDAKGALLSLNEAAVHALGDSLDALTHKSIYDFEFFRLTDQYQKIKTAIQEKRKIRYQEKSGDTFYDITIYPIFDLKGGVSRLAIFNADISSQKAAEETIREQNRFLQSVIEALDHPFFVIDVHDYTVKLANSAARGIREMGRIPCYALTHNLSEPCKSETHVCPLNTMLKTHEPMITEHIHYDKEGRKREVEVHAYPIFDKDGKLIQMIEYTLDITDRKQAFQEIENLHEQLNRHNRD, via the coding sequence TTGACGGCTGTTCTCCTGGGTCTCACCGCTGCCATCACGCGAGCAATATCTAAACGCCATCTCGAAGATTATGAAAAATTGAAAAAAGCAGTCGACACCTCAGGAGAAATCATATTCATCACGGACCGGGAAGGAATATTTACCTATGTCAACCCGGAATTCACACGCGTTTATGGCTTTCAACCGCAACACATTCTCGGCAAACAAACACCCCGCATTTTAAAAAGCGGTGTCATGGAAGAAGAAAACTATCACAAATTCTGGGAACACATTCTGCAGAAGAATGTGGTGGAAGGCGAAATTGTCAACCAAACAAAATCCGGCCGACTCATTGATGTACAGAGTTCAGCCAACCCCATTTTGAATGGCAAAGGTGATATAACCGGATTTTTATGTATCCAGCGCGATATTACTGAACGAAAAACCAGAGAACGGGAATTGATCGCCAGTGAAAAAACGGCAAGAGCGATGCTCAATGCTTCAGAAGATCCGGTATATCTAATTGACGCCAAAGGGGCTCTCCTCTCTTTAAATGAAGCGGCGGTCCATGCGCTTGGTGACAGCCTTGACGCATTGACTCATAAAAGCATTTACGATTTCGAATTTTTCCGTCTAACCGATCAGTATCAAAAGATCAAAACAGCCATTCAGGAAAAACGGAAAATCCGGTATCAGGAAAAAAGTGGTGACACGTTTTATGACATTACCATTTATCCGATTTTTGATCTCAAGGGAGGGGTTTCACGTCTGGCTATATTCAACGCAGACATCTCCAGTCAAAAAGCCGCTGAAGAGACCATCCGTGAACAGAACCGCTTTCTGCAGTCTGTGATCGAAGCCCTGGATCACCCGTTTTTTGTGATCGATGTCCATGATTACACGGTCAAGCTGGCGAATTCAGCAGCCAGAGGCATACGTGAAATGGGCCGGATCCCCTGTTACGCTCTGACTCACAATCTTTCCGAACCCTGTAAATCGGAAACTCATGTCTGCCCGCTCAACACAATGCTCAAGACTCATGAACCCATGATCACAGAACATATTCATTATGACAAAGAGGGGCGCAAACGGGAGGTAGAAGTACATGCGTACCCCATATTTGACAAAGACGGCAAGCTGATCCAAATGATTGAATACACCCTGGATATCACAGACCGCAAGCAGGCGTTCCAGGAAATAGAAAATCTGCACGAACAGCTTAACCGACACAACCGGGATTAG
- a CDS encoding ATP-binding protein, with protein sequence MKRIYLPLFWKFAISIILVVSLFGAVNLYLIQMYAGRGIKEETEKRLQFYAKAVALEASLSLPQKDIDHLLEIMNQIKQIDSSVAYSMVIPGENQPVIETLPSSVSPEMLRANQLKNGAKQLKIIRSPDIRNTIILDIAVPIPDIPDGLVRVGLFRASIRSQVWSILHPLIFMIVIFLLIGIIGALFFSFIITKRVSSIAQITDHFTFQNLKNSNIPKISKARFLPHLPLLVQIDDELDILTNKINQMIDRLKTAYTDLEKTYARFVQTEKLASIGVLSAGIAHEINNPVAGIKNCIHRIKMHPEDTEKNAEYIDLIKDAANKTEKVVGRLLDYSRSPQSVQEPVSPGAPIEKALLLVAYRLEKSRISVIKDIPSDIPDIMANRNELEQVFVNLLLNGVDAIEEQAQHNPERDRIITIKASEKQQQVEIQFMDTGIGMSRAQADKMFDPFYTTKDTGKGTGLGLYVVYNIVHSHNGSIHYASEPGNGTTFFLKFDKAKG encoded by the coding sequence ATGAAACGTATTTATCTGCCATTGTTCTGGAAATTTGCCATCTCAATCATTCTGGTGGTCTCCCTGTTTGGGGCAGTCAATCTGTATTTGATCCAGATGTACGCCGGCCGGGGCATTAAAGAAGAGACTGAAAAAAGGCTCCAATTTTACGCTAAAGCCGTGGCTTTGGAAGCCTCTTTATCTCTACCCCAAAAAGATATTGATCATTTGCTTGAGATTATGAACCAGATCAAGCAGATCGATTCTTCCGTGGCATACAGCATGGTCATACCGGGCGAGAATCAGCCGGTCATTGAAACGCTTCCCAGTTCTGTCTCACCGGAAATGCTCCGCGCCAATCAGTTAAAAAACGGCGCGAAACAATTAAAGATCATACGATCTCCCGATATTCGAAACACGATCATCCTCGATATTGCTGTACCCATCCCGGACATTCCGGATGGTCTGGTTCGGGTGGGATTGTTCCGCGCCAGCATCCGGTCCCAGGTATGGTCTATTCTGCACCCTCTGATTTTTATGATTGTCATCTTTTTGCTCATCGGAATCATCGGCGCCCTGTTCTTTTCATTCATTATCACCAAACGCGTGAGTTCGATTGCACAAATTACGGATCATTTTACCTTTCAAAACCTGAAAAACAGCAATATTCCCAAAATATCCAAAGCTCGCTTTTTACCACATCTGCCTCTGCTCGTTCAAATCGATGACGAACTGGATATTCTGACCAACAAGATCAATCAAATGATCGACCGGCTCAAAACAGCATATACGGATCTGGAAAAAACCTATGCACGCTTTGTTCAAACGGAAAAACTCGCTTCTATCGGGGTACTCTCCGCCGGAATTGCCCACGAAATCAACAATCCGGTCGCGGGAATAAAAAACTGCATTCACCGCATCAAGATGCACCCGGAAGATACAGAAAAAAATGCAGAATACATCGATCTGATCAAAGATGCGGCAAACAAGACAGAAAAAGTAGTCGGGCGTCTGCTCGATTATTCGCGATCACCGCAGTCCGTACAGGAACCCGTCAGTCCCGGAGCGCCCATAGAAAAAGCTCTGTTGCTGGTGGCCTATCGACTTGAAAAGTCCCGCATCAGCGTCATCAAAGACATCCCCTCGGACATTCCGGATATTATGGCGAACCGGAATGAACTGGAGCAGGTGTTTGTCAATCTGCTGTTAAACGGAGTTGACGCTATCGAAGAACAGGCGCAACACAATCCGGAACGCGACCGGATCATTACCATCAAAGCGTCAGAAAAACAACAGCAGGTGGAGATTCAATTTATGGATACAGGTATAGGAATGAGCCGTGCCCAAGCAGATAAAATGTTTGATCCGTTTTACACCACCAAAGATACAGGGAAAGGAACCGGACTGGGACTGTATGTGGTGTATAATATTGTGCATTCACATAACGGCTCCATTCATTACGCCAGTGAACCCGGCAACGGTACAACATTTTTTCTGAAATTTGACAAAGCAAAAGGCTGA
- a CDS encoding sigma-54 dependent transcriptional regulator codes for MAKKKDLKIMLVDDEKILRISLTDELSESGYTVESFDNAAQALDRLKVMKFDVLLTDIKMPDMDGIELLEKSKQLRPDTIVIMMTAYGSIDSAVDAMKKGAYEYLNKPFQTDELLLLISRIEELKSVREENQQLRAKLETTKGDVLMGESQAIRDTMKLVEKVAETDSTILITGETGTGKELLTQTIHENSLRRNKPFIPVNCAVLSRDIFESELFGHEKGAFTGATAARQGRFELADGGTLYLDDIDDIPLDLQVKLLRVLQERKFERVGGGNAIEVNVRVISSTKADLRELINQGKFREDLYYRLNVFPIHLKPLRERKKDIPVLIDYFINQKYPREQINISDTVMQTLINYNWPGNVRELKNIVERLLLLAENGEIKASSLPVEVYQPSPDPQIGNNSLEDMLQIYESQLIQEALNQTDGNMAKAAQLLKLPATTLRSKISKLGIKP; via the coding sequence ATGGCAAAGAAAAAAGATTTGAAAATTATGCTTGTGGATGATGAAAAGATACTCCGCATTTCCTTAACCGATGAATTATCCGAATCCGGCTATACAGTAGAATCCTTTGACAACGCAGCTCAGGCTCTGGATCGACTCAAAGTCATGAAATTCGATGTCCTGCTGACGGATATCAAAATGCCGGACATGGACGGTATTGAGCTCCTTGAAAAATCAAAACAGCTGCGGCCGGATACAATTGTTATTATGATGACAGCCTATGGCTCCATCGATTCAGCGGTCGATGCCATGAAAAAGGGTGCTTATGAATATTTGAACAAACCGTTTCAAACGGATGAATTGTTACTGCTGATTTCACGAATTGAAGAGCTGAAAAGCGTCAGAGAGGAAAATCAGCAGCTGCGCGCCAAACTGGAAACGACCAAAGGCGATGTATTGATGGGCGAAAGCCAGGCCATTCGCGACACGATGAAACTGGTTGAAAAAGTGGCCGAAACCGATTCCACGATTCTGATCACAGGTGAAACCGGTACCGGTAAAGAATTATTGACGCAAACCATTCACGAAAACAGTCTGCGCCGGAACAAGCCGTTTATACCGGTTAATTGCGCGGTTCTTTCCCGTGATATTTTCGAGAGCGAACTCTTTGGTCATGAAAAAGGCGCCTTTACCGGCGCAACTGCTGCGCGTCAGGGCCGGTTTGAACTCGCGGACGGCGGCACGCTGTATCTGGATGACATTGATGACATTCCTCTCGATCTGCAGGTCAAACTTTTGAGAGTGCTGCAAGAGCGGAAATTTGAACGCGTCGGCGGCGGCAACGCCATTGAGGTAAATGTGCGGGTAATCAGTTCCACCAAAGCAGATCTGAGAGAATTGATCAATCAAGGCAAATTTCGTGAAGACCTGTATTACCGCCTGAATGTGTTTCCCATTCATCTGAAACCGCTGCGCGAACGCAAAAAAGACATCCCGGTTCTCATTGATTATTTCATCAACCAGAAATATCCGAGAGAGCAGATCAATATCTCGGATACAGTTATGCAGACCTTGATAAATTACAACTGGCCCGGCAACGTGCGGGAACTGAAAAATATCGTCGAACGCCTGCTGCTGCTCGCTGAAAACGGCGAGATCAAAGCATCCAGTCTGCCTGTTGAAGTCTACCAACCATCACCTGATCCACAAATCGGCAATAACTCGTTGGAGGACATGCTGCAGATCTACGAAAGTCAGCTCATTCAGGAGGCGTTGAATCAAACTGACGGAAACATGGCAAAAGCAGCCCAGCTTTTAAAGCTGCCCGCCACCACACTGCGCTCAAAAATCAGCAAACTCGGTATTAAACCCTGA
- a CDS encoding YceI family protein: protein MKRILILSFVLFAALQTIVTAQNIKYRAIDSSELWFDGTSTLHDFTCHANKIDATVVVSTSLLDGKSGETQKGQVTIPVKKIKNENDGLTKNMYKTLEPDKWPEINFALDTIKLSREAQKEEIINADIHGALTIKGETRDISMPVEITGLENADTLKVSGSYLLLLSDFDIKRPSFFLGTLKVGDEIDISFNMTFVRKSDHEELTQR, encoded by the coding sequence ATGAAACGAATACTGATATTATCGTTTGTTTTGTTTGCTGCACTGCAAACCATTGTGACTGCGCAGAATATCAAATACCGCGCCATTGATAGCAGCGAATTATGGTTTGACGGCACGTCCACACTGCATGATTTTACCTGTCACGCCAATAAAATTGATGCAACTGTCGTGGTTTCAACCTCGCTGCTCGATGGAAAATCGGGTGAAACTCAAAAGGGCCAGGTAACCATTCCGGTTAAAAAAATCAAAAACGAGAATGACGGCCTGACAAAAAATATGTACAAAACCCTGGAACCGGACAAATGGCCGGAGATAAATTTTGCACTGGATACGATTAAACTCTCCCGGGAGGCGCAAAAAGAGGAGATAATCAACGCTGATATCCATGGCGCACTGACCATTAAAGGCGAAACCCGCGACATCAGTATGCCGGTGGAAATTACGGGTCTTGAGAATGCAGACACCCTGAAGGTGAGCGGAAGCTATCTTTTACTGTTATCCGACTTTGATATCAAACGCCCCTCCTTTTTTCTGGGCACGCTCAAGGTAGGAGATGAAATCGACATTTCATTCAACATGACATTTGTTCGTAAAAGCGACCATGAGGAACTCACACAGCGATGA
- a CDS encoding YceI family protein, which produces MIQHQPRSTRYDKPIEDAVNGFFIVDVKSFKSGNNRMNQDMYQALKSERHPNIEFNLKAVDFRYLDTNEALFTVYGYLQVAGVENLISFQVKVSRAGKELYRLQGDKEIYMSDYDIEPPEALFGLVQTRDKLTVEFNLIAGLQSGESLASRLPCDKLPAYLQWGLLEQDINRF; this is translated from the coding sequence TTGATACAACATCAGCCGCGATCGACTCGATACGATAAACCGATTGAGGATGCAGTAAACGGTTTTTTCATCGTCGATGTCAAATCATTCAAATCGGGTAATAACCGGATGAACCAGGATATGTACCAGGCGCTCAAATCGGAACGGCATCCCAATATCGAATTCAACCTGAAAGCTGTCGACTTTCGTTACCTGGATACAAACGAAGCGTTGTTCACAGTGTATGGGTATCTCCAGGTGGCCGGTGTTGAGAATCTTATATCGTTCCAGGTCAAAGTGAGCCGGGCAGGCAAAGAATTATATCGCTTGCAGGGTGACAAAGAGATTTATATGAGCGATTATGATATCGAACCGCCCGAGGCTCTGTTCGGCTTGGTCCAGACACGCGATAAATTAACAGTGGAATTTAATCTCATTGCCGGTCTGCAGTCCGGTGAATCCCTTGCATCCAGGTTGCCGTGCGACAAATTACCTGCGTATCTGCAATGGGGATTGCTTGAACAGGACATCAACAGATTTTAA
- a CDS encoding porin has translation MKYILNLGLFITLVIVTALPIQSAEILNNKDTELNLGGRIQSYGVMELIPDEISDYPRILLFVRDTRLRLDGRYNNMNYELEVMLGGEADNLINRPNRGDAASQPITALLMDAWGEFSLTENLALRAGQFKVPYSRENLTEGADLQFTNRSINHRALNVGRDTGVMLHGSKDNKFAAFALLTGGGINQRVRYIPVKMGFPMTVLRLGYNTLDSNPLEVKEFYPEKEGVAVYANALYVKDTNVGHGSVLSMRQHESSYILSGWNPYLSGEYGETLTQFGADVAVQKKASGSLLSLGAEFNYGTYEGDAGSTSMSAATARAGLMVNDWLQLGARFSMFTPDEEIAFLDNKGVQIFAPAVTCHFNENLKLKMDLPIMLNAPLAKEEGLGYYNLIYQTGQTYLPVERNTAITGRMILQFAF, from the coding sequence ATGAAATATATTCTAAATCTTGGCCTCTTCATTACTCTAGTCATAGTAACCGCTTTACCGATCCAATCAGCGGAGATTCTGAATAATAAAGACACTGAACTGAATCTGGGCGGCCGGATCCAGTCTTACGGCGTCATGGAACTGATTCCTGATGAAATCAGTGATTATCCCAGAATCCTTTTATTTGTTCGGGACACCCGACTACGACTAGACGGGCGATATAACAATATGAATTATGAACTGGAAGTCATGCTGGGCGGCGAAGCGGACAACCTCATCAACCGACCCAATCGGGGTGATGCCGCCTCGCAGCCGATCACAGCGCTGCTCATGGACGCCTGGGGTGAATTCAGCCTGACGGAGAACCTGGCACTGCGAGCCGGTCAGTTCAAAGTGCCCTACAGTCGTGAAAATCTCACGGAAGGCGCTGATCTGCAGTTTACCAACCGGTCCATCAACCACAGAGCCTTGAATGTGGGCAGAGACACGGGTGTGATGCTGCACGGCAGCAAGGACAACAAGTTCGCTGCCTTTGCATTGCTGACCGGCGGCGGTATCAATCAACGTGTCCGCTATATTCCGGTAAAAATGGGGTTCCCCATGACAGTTCTGAGACTGGGATACAATACCCTGGATTCGAACCCCCTGGAAGTTAAAGAGTTTTATCCCGAAAAAGAGGGGGTGGCGGTTTACGCCAATGCCCTGTATGTCAAGGACACCAATGTGGGACACGGGTCTGTATTGAGCATGCGTCAACATGAAAGTTCCTATATCCTTTCCGGCTGGAACCCTTATCTTTCCGGCGAATACGGCGAAACCCTGACCCAGTTTGGCGCTGATGTTGCCGTACAGAAAAAAGCAAGCGGCAGCCTGCTGTCTCTGGGCGCTGAATTCAATTACGGCACCTATGAAGGGGATGCGGGCAGCACCAGTATGTCCGCCGCCACCGCAAGAGCCGGACTGATGGTCAATGACTGGCTTCAGCTGGGCGCCCGATTCAGCATGTTCACACCGGATGAAGAGATTGCATTTCTGGATAACAAAGGCGTGCAAATATTTGCACCGGCCGTCACCTGCCATTTCAATGAAAACCTGAAATTGAAAATGGACCTGCCGATCATGCTCAACGCACCGCTGGCCAAAGAAGAAGGCCTTGGATATTACAACCTAATTTACCAGACCGGTCAGACTTATTTACCGGTTGAACGCAACACCGCAATCACCGGACGCATGATTTTGCAGTTTGCATTCTAA
- the recQ gene encoding DNA helicase RecQ has product MTQTAQSILYDTFGYNEFRPFQQQIIDRVTGKQDTLVVMPTGGGKSLCYQIPALLFNGLTLVISPLISLMHDQVEALHQLGVPAAFLNSTLSQREFTKTADSVRDGKLKLLYMAPEGLFTGRVQQLLNSCTVDCIAIDEAHCISEWGHDFRPEYRQLIQLRSTFPNAVCIALTATATPRVQKDILESLKLSKDGAIVTSFDRPNLFLQIEEKVEPTGQTLRFLEQHPEQSGIIYCFSRRQVDELSEYLSRMNYSVLPYHAGLDNRTRKTNQERFIRDDVPIIVATIAFGMGIDKPNIRFVIHFDLPQNIESYYQQIGRAGRDSLRSDCLLLFGYGDLNKIRYFIDKKETASERRIAEHHLQALVQMAESHVCRRIPLLDYFGEPFKKVNCGMCDNCQGQAPDLRDETVAAQKFLSCVKRTGEKFGAGHIIDILRGSENQKLLSWGHQKLPTWGVGREYSKDHWQLLSRQFIGHGLVRVDPEYGGLQLTDKANDVLFNDQKVQVAIKQPARQTQIHYGDSEDTAYDTQLFQLLRDRRKRIADTQGVPPYVIFSDKTLMEMARLYPQSASELRGIFGVGEVKNKRYGHHFLGSDQGLLPRSQYRTTTGPGCRKQIQALSVWAQKPK; this is encoded by the coding sequence ATGACCCAGACAGCCCAATCCATTCTTTATGACACATTCGGATATAATGAATTCCGGCCGTTCCAGCAGCAGATCATTGACCGGGTAACAGGCAAACAGGACACCCTGGTGGTCATGCCCACCGGCGGCGGAAAATCTTTATGCTACCAAATTCCCGCGCTTTTGTTCAACGGACTGACTCTGGTCATCTCACCGCTGATCTCACTGATGCACGATCAGGTCGAGGCGTTGCATCAGCTCGGTGTGCCGGCGGCGTTTCTAAACAGCACATTGTCGCAACGGGAATTCACTAAAACAGCAGATTCTGTGCGCGACGGCAAACTCAAACTGCTGTACATGGCGCCGGAAGGCTTGTTCACCGGCCGCGTCCAGCAGTTGCTGAACAGCTGCACTGTTGACTGTATCGCCATCGACGAAGCACATTGCATTTCAGAATGGGGCCACGATTTCCGGCCCGAGTATCGTCAGCTGATTCAGCTGCGCAGCACATTTCCAAATGCGGTGTGCATTGCACTCACCGCAACAGCCACGCCGCGCGTACAGAAAGATATTCTCGAGTCCCTGAAACTTTCAAAGGACGGTGCTATCGTGACCAGCTTTGACCGTCCGAATCTGTTTCTGCAAATCGAGGAAAAAGTCGAGCCCACAGGTCAAACCCTGCGCTTCCTGGAGCAACATCCTGAGCAATCCGGGATTATCTACTGCTTTTCCCGCAGACAGGTCGATGAACTGAGCGAGTACCTGTCTCGCATGAACTATTCCGTGCTGCCGTATCACGCCGGACTGGACAACCGCACACGCAAAACCAACCAGGAACGTTTTATTCGCGATGATGTGCCGATCATTGTCGCCACTATCGCATTCGGTATGGGTATCGACAAGCCGAATATCCGGTTTGTGATTCATTTTGATCTGCCGCAAAACATCGAATCCTATTATCAACAGATCGGACGCGCAGGACGCGACAGCCTGCGTTCGGACTGTCTGTTGCTGTTCGGATATGGTGATCTGAACAAGATCCGCTATTTTATCGATAAAAAAGAAACCGCATCGGAACGCCGCATCGCCGAACATCACCTGCAGGCGCTGGTGCAGATGGCCGAGTCGCACGTCTGCCGTCGTATCCCGCTGCTGGATTATTTCGGCGAACCGTTCAAAAAAGTGAATTGCGGCATGTGTGACAATTGTCAGGGACAAGCCCCGGACCTGCGCGACGAAACCGTGGCCGCGCAAAAATTTCTCTCCTGCGTCAAACGCACTGGTGAAAAATTCGGCGCCGGACATATCATCGATATCCTGCGCGGCTCTGAAAATCAAAAACTGTTGAGCTGGGGGCATCAGAAATTGCCAACCTGGGGGGTGGGCCGCGAATATTCCAAAGATCACTGGCAGCTGCTCAGCCGTCAGTTTATCGGCCACGGACTCGTACGCGTTGATCCCGAGTACGGAGGACTGCAGCTCACAGACAAAGCAAATGATGTATTGTTCAACGATCAAAAAGTGCAAGTAGCGATCAAACAACCGGCGCGGCAGACACAGATTCACTACGGCGATTCTGAGGATACAGCGTATGACACACAGCTCTTTCAGCTGCTGCGTGATCGTCGCAAACGCATTGCCGACACCCAGGGCGTGCCGCCGTATGTGATCTTTTCAGACAAAACGCTGATGGAAATGGCGCGCCTGTATCCGCAAAGCGCCTCGGAACTGCGCGGTATTTTCGGCGTCGGAGAGGTCAAGAACAAACGCTACGGACATCACTTTCTGGGATCTGATCAGGGACTATTGCCGCGATCACAATATCGAACGACAACCGGGCCGGGTTGCCGAAAGCAAATCCAGGCTCTAAGCGTATGGGCGCAAAAACCGAAATGA
- a CDS encoding helix-turn-helix domain-containing protein — MGAKTEMIAGAFADGQSIAELQNRYRVKKDTIVKHLNTYVQTGNILPADRLYDELDTSVDIDAVMQAFEDKGAAFLTPVYEKLNKAVSYDELRLQRLYFLCRG; from the coding sequence ATGGGCGCAAAAACCGAAATGATCGCCGGGGCATTTGCCGACGGTCAAAGCATCGCCGAGCTGCAGAACCGCTATCGGGTGAAGAAAGATACCATCGTCAAGCATCTGAACACCTATGTCCAAACCGGCAATATCCTGCCGGCCGACCGGCTTTATGATGAACTGGATACATCTGTGGATATTGATGCCGTGATGCAGGCCTTTGAGGACAAAGGCGCGGCTTTTTTAACCCCGGTGTATGAAAAATTGAATAAAGCGGTTTCTTATGACGAATTGAGACTGCAGCGGCTGTATTTTTTGTGCCGGGGATAA
- a CDS encoding nucleotidyltransferase domain-containing protein translates to MQRKTLIHEITKSVRKIEPGSQIILYGSRSRGDARPESDWDLLILVDGPIDDARIDRIRHCLYEIEWKSGHVLTSIVRSRGEWNSERYQNMPFYQQVQRDGVML, encoded by the coding sequence ATGCAGCGCAAAACCTTGATTCATGAAATAACAAAAAGTGTACGAAAAATTGAACCTGGTTCACAGATAATTCTTTATGGATCACGCTCCCGAGGCGATGCGAGGCCTGAATCCGATTGGGATTTGTTAATTTTAGTTGACGGGCCTATTGATGATGCACGTATTGACAGGATTCGACACTGTCTTTATGAAATTGAGTGGAAGTCTGGCCATGTCCTCACTTCTATTGTGCGCAGTCGGGGTGAATGGAATAGTGAACGATATCAAAACATGCCCTTTTATCAGCAGGTCCAACGCGATGGAGTAATGTTGTGA
- a CDS encoding ATP-binding protein: MTKLHKELLARIDKAAWEYNMFESGDHILITVSGGADSMALLDLLAHRIRYIKNIDLTAVYVDMGFQHAAERKRVMQNFFECCNVKGTVIKTEIGPFSHSDANRENPCFLCTRRRRKIIFETADKFGCNKIAWGHHKDDMIETLLLNMFYNREISTMPPRLEVFHGKFQILRPLMYIEEELLKKHVKERGLPVFDQECPSDGHTKRQYAKDLIKQIEQEIPGVRENIFNSMKRVEMDYLL, from the coding sequence ATGACCAAACTGCATAAAGAACTTTTAGCGCGCATTGACAAGGCTGCCTGGGAATACAATATGTTTGAATCCGGAGATCATATCCTGATCACTGTGTCCGGCGGCGCTGATTCCATGGCTCTTCTGGACCTGTTGGCACACCGTATTCGATATATCAAAAATATTGATCTCACTGCCGTGTATGTGGATATGGGGTTTCAGCATGCGGCGGAACGCAAACGCGTGATGCAGAATTTTTTTGAATGTTGCAATGTAAAGGGAACCGTTATCAAAACGGAAATCGGACCGTTTTCGCATTCGGACGCCAACCGGGAGAATCCCTGTTTTCTGTGCACGCGCCGGCGGCGGAAAATCATATTCGAGACAGCTGATAAATTTGGCTGCAACAAAATCGCCTGGGGGCATCACAAGGATGATATGATCGAGACGTTGCTGTTGAATATGTTTTACAATCGCGAGATCAGCACCATGCCGCCGCGACTGGAGGTGTTTCACGGCAAATTCCAGATTTTAAGGCCGCTCATGTACATCGAGGAAGAGTTACTGAAAAAACACGTCAAGGAACGCGGACTGCCTGTGTTTGATCAGGAATGTCCGTCCGACGGTCACACCAAACGCCAATATGCAAAAGATTTGATCAAACAGATCGAACAGGAGATTCCCGGCGTGCGCGAAAATATTTTCAACAGTATGAAACGGGTGGAAATGGATTATTTGCTTTGA